The following are encoded in a window of Chthonomonas sp. genomic DNA:
- a CDS encoding ABC transporter ATP-binding protein, which translates to MIRCERLGKRYGRRWLFRHVDLELEPGDTLVVLGANGSGKSTLLKVMAGVIPATEGTCDRGEDRRTSLGYAALDQSVYPVLTVAEHLELAAKLRGCDPRVDELLEEVELRYAAGVAGRHLSTGMRARLKFALAFQAEPPAILLDEPSAGLDERGRDVIARMIDARRNRAAFVIATNDPLERRFATHELSLEI; encoded by the coding sequence GTGATCCGCTGCGAGCGTCTGGGCAAGAGGTACGGCCGACGTTGGCTCTTCAGGCATGTGGATCTGGAGTTGGAGCCCGGTGACACTCTCGTTGTGCTGGGTGCGAACGGCTCCGGCAAGAGCACTCTGCTTAAGGTGATGGCTGGTGTGATCCCAGCCACGGAAGGCACCTGTGACCGCGGCGAAGACCGCCGCACGTCCTTGGGCTATGCGGCCCTCGACCAATCGGTGTATCCGGTTCTGACGGTCGCCGAACACCTCGAACTCGCAGCAAAGTTACGCGGCTGTGACCCTCGCGTGGATGAACTCCTTGAAGAAGTCGAGCTTCGTTATGCGGCTGGCGTCGCGGGTCGCCACCTTTCGACGGGCATGCGCGCACGCCTCAAGTTTGCCTTGGCGTTCCAGGCGGAGCCACCCGCGATACTGCTCGATGAGCCGAGCGCTGGCCTGGATGAGCGCGGCCGCGATGTGATCGCCCGGATGATCGATGCGCGTCGCAACCGAGCCGCCTTCGTCATCGCTACGAACGACCCGCTAGAAAGGAGGTTTGCGACTCATGAGCTCAGCCTGGAAATCTGA